The sequence below is a genomic window from Candidatus Zixiibacteriota bacterium.
GCGCAACGCGGTGATTCGCGACGGCGTGCGCGTCTCGTTGACCGCCGGAGCCCACGAAATCACCGCGGTGCTGGCGCATCCCACGGTCTTGGAAATGCGCCTGGCCGTGCTCGGCGGCGATTTCCGCCCGATTCCCGGCCTGAAATGGCTGCGCTTCGCTGCGGTCAAGCCGGCCGTGAGTCTGGTGGCGACCAGGGTCAATCCGCAGTTCGACGCCTTCGCGCAGGCGACGGCCGCCCAGCGGACGGCACCGGACGCACGCTATTGGGGCGCGGTGATGCAGATTTACAACGGCTACGTCAAGGAGGCAATCCGGGAGCTGGAGCGCCTCGATGCGCAAGACAGCCTGACCCGCCTGGAACAGCATATTCTCTACGACGCCCTCAGCATTAACGAAGAGAAGGCGCAGGCCGGCGAGCAGCTGCTGAAACTCTTCGAGGCAGTTGAGGCGCCACTGATCGAGGCCGAGTGGATCACAGCGACGGCTGCCGACTACGCGGCCAGCATCAAGAATTTCGCCGAATTGCGACGGAAGTACCCGAATCGGCCGATCATCGAGTTCACCGGCACACTCGAGCCGCTGCTCAACGGCAACGTCGGCGGCTGCATCGATGCGCTCAAACAGGCAAAGGAGCGCTTCCCCTGGTTCGGTGGATTCTCGCAGTTGCTGAGCAACTTCTATTTCACTCAGCTCGGCGATAAGGAGTCCGGCTACGCCGAGTTCAAGGAGTACTGCGAGAAATCGCAGTCGGGATCATCCCGGATCATGAATGAGTATTCCTTCCTGGCCGAACTCGGGCGTGTCCCGGAGGCTATCACCGCCGCCGCGACCGCGTGCCGGACGGCGGCTTATCGCGATCGACCGATGTACGGCTACTTGGATGTGCTCGCCAAAGGGAATCGGCTGCGGGAGATGTTGCCGCTGCTGGACAGCCTGATCGCCGAGCATCCCGTTAATGTCGAGTTGTATAGTATCAAGTACCCCATTCTCCAGAGTCTCAACGATATTGCCGGCGCGAACATGCAGCTGCGGCTGATTCATCAGATCAAGCCGGCGGCATCGCTGCCGTACCAATTGCTCGACTCCCTGCGCAACGGCTGCAGCCTCGACAGCATCTTTGGCACGCCCGACCTGAGCGACCTGTGGAAGACGGAGCCGACACCGGAGCAGAAGGGAGACGCCTCGCGCTGGCTGTTTCTGGATCGCCAACAGACCCTGCTGTTCGAGAGCGGGGTCCACTGCGTGGACTACCACTTCGTGTCCGTCTTGCTCGATCAAGAAGGAGTCGAGGCATCCCAGGAAATCGAACTGGGATTCACTGAAAGCGATGACAACAACAAACTGCTGGTGGCACGCCGGCTGCGCAAGAGCGCGGCGCCGGTTGAAGCCCAACGCGAAGGCGGGACGCTGTACTTCCAAGATTTGCAGCCGGGTGATGCCATCGAAATCCGGCGGCGGCAGTGGGGGGCCAACGACGGCGACCTTTACCAGCATTTCTGGCAGGGGTACATGGTCGGGGCGACCACTTACCAGCGGCGTTGGGAGTTTGCCGTGCTCACCAACCGCGACGATTTGCGCTGGCAGGCCGTCGGTCCTGTGCCCAAGCCGCAGTTGGACCGGTACTGCGGTTTCCAACGACTGCGTTTCAGCGGCGAACACGTTGCGGCAACCTCCTCCGATCTGGAATTGCTGCCGGCCCCCGAGTCCGTGCTGGGCAAGATTTTCGTCTCGACAATCGCCGACTGGAGTACGATTCACGACTGGTACTATTCGATCAGTCAGGCGATCCTCGCCGAGAACCCGCGCGCAGCGGCCTGGGCGGAGCGCCTGAAGCCGGCGGCGGCATCGCCGCGCGCGCTGGTTCAGGATCTCTATTCGCGCGTGGTGCTGGACATCCCGTACCAGACCTTGGACTTCAATTACGACGGATCAATTCCCCAGCGCCCCGACGACGTTATCCTCAATCGTTGGGGCGACTGCAAGGACAAGAGCCATTTGTTGATCGCCATGTTGCGCACGGCGGGCATTCCTGCCTGGCCGGTGCTGGTCATGACTCGCAGCGGTGGTGATGCGCTGCCGATGCCGTATTTCGGCTTCGACCACCTGATCCTCGGCTGCATTGTTGATGCCGACACCATCTTCGTCGATCCCAGCGCCTCGCCGATTACGTTCGAGCGCTCGCTGTCGGAATCAGTCGCCGGACAGCCGGCCCTCGAGATTAGCGGCGCGGGC
It includes:
- a CDS encoding transglutaminase family protein yields the protein MFRAFIVVVTVLGLAQADASVKSAWEALHRLDIVKARAEFKTLLTKSPNDPQVLRGALLAAHFDLDDTAQVTIIKRLATLPEPDPFLLAVFEHVAAELATHYEQRDLEALIGRKLLSAKDPLLQYCGQSMLHQVSLKRSLTLDSTLAADDLCPGAWVCGPFDNQSNIAMFRRLPLEGESLDTAATARGMLGSLVAWDFVEQSQGGISLSPAMEDADNAAGQLCAFFLLPAAAEVVILPGGHYSGRLLVDGVEVHSDPILRNAVIRDGVRVSLTAGAHEITAVLAHPTVLEMRLAVLGGDFRPIPGLKWLRFAAVKPAVSLVATRVNPQFDAFAQATAAQRTAPDARYWGAVMQIYNGYVKEAIRELERLDAQDSLTRLEQHILYDALSINEEKAQAGEQLLKLFEAVEAPLIEAEWITATAADYAASIKNFAELRRKYPNRPIIEFTGTLEPLLNGNVGGCIDALKQAKERFPWFGGFSQLLSNFYFTQLGDKESGYAEFKEYCEKSQSGSSRIMNEYSFLAELGRVPEAITAAATACRTAAYRDRPMYGYLDVLAKGNRLREMLPLLDSLIAEHPVNVELYSIKYPILQSLNDIAGANMQLRLIHQIKPAASLPYQLLDSLRNGCSLDSIFGTPDLSDLWKTEPTPEQKGDASRWLFLDRQQTLLFESGVHCVDYHFVSVLLDQEGVEASQEIELGFTESDDNNKLLVARRLRKSAAPVEAQREGGTLYFQDLQPGDAIEIRRRQWGANDGDLYQHFWQGYMVGATTYQRRWEFAVLTNRDDLRWQAVGPVPKPQLDRYCGFQRLRFSGEHVAATSSDLELLPAPESVLGKIFVSTIADWSTIHDWYYSISQAILAENPRAAAWAERLKPAAASPRALVQDLYSRVVLDIPYQTLDFNYDGSIPQRPDDVILNRWGDCKDKSHLLIAMLRTAGIPAWPVLVMTRSGGDALPMPYFGFDHLILGCIVDADTIFVDPSASPITFERSLSESVAGQPALEISGAGRASLRTLPPFQLDDAWARRNLILTPNGTQLEFVYDQVFYNVSAANRRDGYFGKTDDAYRRELEAALAKSWETDVAIDSIRHDSLQSTAGQFLEVVYGRVPLREQKIGNNRIITLPNLSSFARSYPAAIAPSQTTFARIPVDLWSIVGRYERSIELQIPAEWGTPELAPAESLIAVWGSAHTSQSWDSSTRRLQVEYLVEINSGQYDRIQFAEFIRKMIDLYTTPLLLQKS